The following proteins are co-located in the Castanea sativa cultivar Marrone di Chiusa Pesio chromosome 8, ASM4071231v1 genome:
- the LOC142607728 gene encoding glucan endo-1,3-beta-glucosidase 14, with the protein MATCSIFQALLLFLTLSDLFVQNLSIGVGINYGQIANNLPSPPRVANLLTSLNISRVKLYDADPNVLLAFSNSNVDFIVGLGNEYLQSMADPIKAQNWIQQYVTPHLPQTKISCILVGNEVFYSNDTQLKSSLLPAMQSVYHTLVNLGLDKQVTVTTAHSLTILGNSYPPSAGTFRQDLAQYIQPLLNFHAQINSPFLINAYPYFAYKDNPGQVQLEYVLFQPNQGMTDPSTNLHYDNMLYAQIDAVYWAMKAMGHTDIEVKISETGWPSKGDTDEAGATPENAGLYNGNLLQRIQEKQGTPAKPSTPVDIYVFALFNEDLKPGPASERNYGLYYPNGTPVYNIGLQGYLPVPGFDISASSNNALSVFSFLIILMASLICEHL; encoded by the exons ATGGCTACCTGTTCTATCTTCCAAGCACTTTTGTTGTTTCTCACTCTTTCAG ACTTATTTGTCCAAAATCTCAGTATCGGAGTAGGAATAAACTATGGACAAATTGCCAACAATCTGCCGTCTCCCCCTCGTGTTGCCAACCTCCTTACATCTCTCAACATTAGTAGAGTAAAACTCTATGATGCCGATCCGAATGTCCTGCTTGCCTTCTCTAACTCGAATGTTGATTTCATTGTTGGCCTAGGAAATGAGTATCTTCAGAGTATGGCTGACCCCATAAAAGCTCAAAATTGGATTCAACAGTATGTTACACCCCACCTTCCTCAAACAAAGATTTCCTGCATCCTTGTGGGAAATGAGGTATTCTATAGCAATGACACTCAGTTAAAATCTAGTCTCCTCCCAGCAATGCAAAGTGTATATCATACTCTTGTTAATCTTGGACTAGATAAACAAGTTACTGTCACAACTGCACACTCTCTTACAATATTAGGTAATTCATACCCTCCCTCAGCCGGGACTTTTAGGCAAGATCTTGCCCAGTATATCCAACCTCTTCTAAATTTTCATGCTCAGATCAATTCACCCTTCTTAATAAATGCATATCCATATTTTGCATACAAGGATAACCCAGGTCAGGTTCAATTAGAGTATGTGCTATTTCAGCCTAACCAAGGGATGACTGATCCAAGTACGAATTTGCACTATGATAACATGTTGTATGCTCAAATTGATGCTGTGTATTGGGCGATGAAAGCAATGGGGCATACAGATATTGAGGTTAAAATTTCAGAGACGGGTTGGCCATCTAAGGGGGATACTGATGAGGCAGGAGCTACACCAGAGAATGCTGGATTATATAATGGTAATTTGCTGCAGAGAATACAGGAGAAGCAAGGTACTCCAGCAAAACCGTCTACTCCAGTTGACATATACGTGTTTGCACTTTTTAACGAGGATTTAAAGCCTGGTCCGGCATCAGAGAGGAACTATGGCCTCTACTATCCTAATGGTACCCCAGTTTACAACATTGGATTACAGGGCTATCTACCAGTACCAGGGTTTGACATTTCAGCATCCAGTAACAAT GCTTTGTCTGTTTTCAGCTTTCTTATCATTCTTATGGCAAGCTTAATTTGTGAGCACTTGTGA